A genomic segment from Aegilops tauschii subsp. strangulata cultivar AL8/78 chromosome 1, Aet v6.0, whole genome shotgun sequence encodes:
- the LOC109767948 gene encoding disease resistance protein RGA5, with protein sequence MNSVTESGLNSVTESGLNSMTESRLNSVTGSGLNSVTESGLNSVTESGLNSVTESGLNSVTESRLNSVRERGFFSLVDEPMVTGSIDSLLAKLNFTTKLKKRRAKVMKELYQDVLKLKKGFDNLGGGRVMDPCALLWTQFARDLVFDIEEWVDAKPGSANSSKRELIDLFKHRIHNVCEEFTWCDLLGPTEDQFKLIHDLHKDLESLKKDLPYKFGPPVNPEQSVWMDQTCELVSKVETLVHQKPIKDMDESWEKLIQEYKAKIQQTRDTLSTAPICCPLLSEEKTHNLIGLKGPSSKLLMHLTSSQARLKLVSVVGMEGLGKTTLAKEVYAKLQSKFECRAFVTVGKNAYLTATLLDILHQVKPQGTIPRNGPGAPEINQVVTELREYLVTKSYFILIDDIWSIRVWDILNCALPENDLGSRVLITTCISDVAKCCSMRPFDAIHQMEPLSEEDSKTLFHEEAKRPAANELLKMCGGMPLAVIVAAGRKSAGLAESEIGERCILSTSDQYSTSDGMRMILQMSYDELPAPLKSCLLYLCVFPEYYTIKKERLIRLWIAEGFILGRCEESLWRTGEIYFNELISRGLIQPVFGYEDGQAVACTVHGVSFFDFS encoded by the exons ATGAACTCAGTGACAGAGAGCGGATTGAACTCAGTTACAGAGAGTGGATTGAACTCGATGACAGAAAGCCGATTGAACTCAGTGACAGGGAGCGGATTGAACTCAGTGACAGAGAGCGGATTGAACTCAGTGACAGAGAGCGGATTGAACTCAGTTACAGAGAGTGGATTGAACTCGGTGACAGAAAGCCGATTGAACTCAGTAAGAGAGAGAGGATTCTTCAGTTTGGTGGATGAACCTATGGTGACAGGATCGATCGACTCCCTGCTCGCTAAGCTCAACTTCACCACCAAACTGAAGAAGAGGCGTGCCAAAGTGATGAAAGAACTATATCAAGATGTGTTGAAACTAAAGAAAGGTTTCGACAATCTTGGCGGGGGCCGGGTGATGGATCCATGTGCCCTATTGTGGACGCAGTTTGCTAGAGATCTGGTCTTTGACATTGAAGAGTGGGTTGATGCGAAGCCGGGTTCCGCAAATTCATCAAAGAGAGAGTTAATTGATCTGTTCAAGCACCGGATCCATAATGTGTGTGAGGAGTTCACGTGGTGCGACCTTCTCGGTCCTACCGAAGATCAGTTCAAGCTTATCCATGATTTGCATAAAGATTTGGAGAGCCTTAAGAAAGATCTCCCCTATAAGTTTGGCCCACCGGTGAATCCTGAGCAGTCAGTGTGGATGGATCAAACATGTGAGCTGGTCAGCAAGGTGGAAACTTTGGTCCATCAAAAGCCAATAAAGGACATGGATGAATCATGGGAAAAACTAATACAGGAATACAAGGCCAAAATACAACAAACACGTGATACACTCAGTACAGCCCCCATTTGCTGTCCACTGCTTTCTGAGGAGAAAACCCACAACCTCATTGGTCTCAAAGGACCAAGTAGTAAGCTTCTCATGCATCTGACTTCCTCGCAGGCAAGGCTAAAGCTGGTGTCTGTCGTCGGAATGGAAGGCCTTGGTAAGACTACTCTTGCCAAGGAGGTATATGCAAAGCTTCAAAGCAAGTTCGAGTGCCGAGCTTTCGTTACTGTTGGCAAAAACGCGTATCTAACGGCCACTCTACTGGATATACTTCATCAAGTAAAGCCACAGGGTACTATTCCTCGCAATGGCCCGGGAGCTCCTGAAATTAACCAAGTCGTAACCGAGCTCAGGGAATACCTCGTCACAAAGAG CTATTTCATCTTAATTGATGACATTTGGAGCATCCGGGTATGGGATATTCTTAATTGTGCTTTGCCTGAGAATGATCTTGGAAGTAGAGTATTGATCACAACTTGCATCAGCGATGTTGCCAAATGTTGTTCTATGCGCCCCTTTGATGCCATCCACCAGATGGAGCCTCTTAGCGAGGAAGACTCAAAGACATTATTTCATGAGGAGGCAAAAAGGCCCGCTGCAAATGAGTTGTTGAAAATGTGCGGTGGCATGCCATTGGCAGTAATTGTTGCAGCCGGCAGGAAATCTGCAGGACTAGCTGAGTCAGAGATCGGTGAGCGATGTATCCTTTCGACATCAGACCAATATTCCACATCAGATGGGATGAGAATGATATTGCAAATGAGCTATGATGAACTGCCTGCTCCCTTGAAGTCTTGTCTTCTATACCTTTGTGTTTTCCCAGAATATTATACCATCAAGAAAGAGCGTTTGATACGGCTGTGGATCGCTGAGGGATTTATCTTAGGAAGATGTGAAGAAAGCTTGTGGAGGACAGGAGAAATCTATTTCAACGAGCTCATCAGTAGGGGGCTGATTCAGCCAGTGTTTGGCTACGAAGATGGCCAGGCTGTGGCGTGTACGGTGCATGGTGTCAGTTTCTTcgactttagttga